The following proteins are encoded in a genomic region of Candidatus Cloacimonadota bacterium:
- a CDS encoding tRNA pseudouridine(38-40) synthase TruA produces the protein MARFLMRLMFDGTDFRGWQAQCAGRSVQGDLI, from the coding sequence ATGGCACGCTTTTTGATGAGATTGATGTTTGACGGCACGGATTTCCGTGGTTGGCAGGCGCAATGCGCCGGACGCAGCGTGCAGGGTGATTTGATT